ACCTCTCCGTCGACCTCGTCGTCGTCGGCGCGGGCCATGCAGGCGTCGAGGCTGCGCTGGCGGCCGCCCGCCTCGGCGCCCACACCGCACTGCTGACGCTCGACCCGCGTGCGCTCTCGCGGATGTCGTGCAACCCGGCGCTCGGCGGCCTGGGCAAGGGTCACCTGATTCGCGAGCTCGACGCGCTGGGCGGCGAGATGGGCCGCGCCGGTGACGCGACGGGGATCCAATTCCGTCGGCTCAACACCCGCAAGGGCGCGGCGGTACGCGGCACGCGCGTGCAATCGGATAAGGCCGCCTTCGCCCGCGCGATGACGCAGCTCGTCCGCGCACAGCCCCGCCTGCACCTGCTCGAGGGCGAGGTCTGTGCGCTGGAAATCGCGCGGCACCGACTGCTCGGCGTCCGGCTGAGCGACGGCCGCCGTTTGGCGTGCCGCGCCGTCGTGCTGACGACCGGCACCTTCCTCGCGGGACTGATGCATTGTGGCGAGCAGCGCCGGGCGGGCGGGCGCGCTCGCGAGGCTGCCGCCCACGGGTTATCCGCCAGCCTGCGCGCGCTCGGCGTGCAGCTCGGCCGACTGAAGACCGGGACGCCCTGTCGCCTCGATCGGCGCACGATCGACTACGGCCGCCTCGAGCGGCAACCGGGCGATCAGCCGGCGCCTCGGCTGTCGAGCTGGAGCGATTGGCGCCGGGGACGCCCGCCGCTGCCGCAGCGCGACTGCCATATCACCTACACCAATGAGCGCACGCACGAGCTGATCCGGCGCAATCTGCAGCGCTCCGCGCTCTTCTCCGGGGCGATCCAGTCGATCGGACCGCGCTACTGCCCGTCCGTCGAGGATAAGATCGTACGCTTCGCCGATCGCCCACGGCACCAGATCTTCGTCGAGCCCGAGGGATGGCGATCGATCCGCGTCTATCCCAACGGCATCTCGACCAGCCTGCCCGCCGAGGTGCAGCAG
This genomic stretch from Pseudomonadota bacterium harbors:
- the mnmG gene encoding tRNA uridine-5-carboxymethylaminomethyl(34) synthesis enzyme MnmG, whose protein sequence is MADLSVDLVVVGAGHAGVEAALAAARLGAHTALLTLDPRALSRMSCNPALGGLGKGHLIRELDALGGEMGRAGDATGIQFRRLNTRKGAAVRGTRVQSDKAAFARAMTQLVRAQPRLHLLEGEVCALEIARHRLLGVRLSDGRRLACRAVVLTTGTFLAGLMHCGEQRRAGGRAREAAAHGLSASLRALGVQLGRLKTGTPCRLDRRTIDYGRLERQPGDQPAPRLSSWSDWRRGRPPLPQRDCHITYTNERTHELIRRNLQRSALFSGAIQSIGPRYCPSVEDKIVRFADRPRHQIFVEPEGWRSIRVYPNGISTSLPAEVQQELVHSIVGFERARILRFGYAVEYDYADPRQLEASLQLRDLEGVFLAGQLNGTTGYEEAAAQGLLAGINAARWLRQQSPIVLGRDQAYLGVLVDDLVTRGVGGEPYRMFTSRAEYRLLLREDNATARLTPLGRELGLIDDERWAQFCSRQARGEALRETLARTPAPSATARAGATLERLLRRPEASLAGLRREGLLDAQAHPEDPSVDEETELTIKYAPYIARQHEQAERLARLEGRQLPRDLDYGRIAGLSHEARERLTQRRPHSIGQAARLPGITPAAIATLEIHLRAQAARAAVGG